From the Salmo trutta chromosome 2, fSalTru1.1, whole genome shotgun sequence genome, one window contains:
- the LOC115149296 gene encoding mycocerosic acid synthase isoform X3: MGLMNRDYEQSAAFMNPNVINHCTGTGLSMSIAANRVSYVFNFTGPSLSIDCACSSSLVALHLACQAIRQGDCEMALCGGVNSIIQPLVFVALSKAKMISPEGTSKPFSSRADGYGRGEGCGIILLKPLKKALKENDHVWGIISNTAVNQDGHTVTPITKPSMVQQEELLRGIYSESDLLSVQYIEAHGTGTPVGDPIEAGSISKVIAKARPPGSETLLIGSVKGNIGHTESAAGVAGLIKVLLMMKHETIVPSLFYSEDSASIDAKALNVKIPTKAEKWRDSIARVAGINNFGFGGTNAHAIVKQHKQSNVPQKSGRKSHNCFVLSASSEKSMSMMMEDTIGQINTDNKGDLEALAYTSACRRSHLKHRYRRAFRTLSLADLKDQLKSAMNKVNTPSYSDPRLVFVFCGNGVTYQGMCQQLLKHEPVFRDKISQIEMLFQKFNNMSIIERLESDSESKDLSKPDVVQPLLFAIQVGIDSLFKHWGIKPDAILGHSVGEIAAAHCSGLLSLEDAVKVIYFRSTLQNKVTGGKMLVVSNMVVSEVLNLLPSYSNKISLAAFNSPQSCTLSGDAEAIDSLHQKLSSSVKRKNLFLRVLDVPAAYHSQMMDPILSQLEDSIGSLQVNDVETELFSTVTGKEVEQPDFSTGKYWARNIRDPVSFEQAVRSASKGKKNVVFVEIGPRRALQRNIQETLGNDTIVLSSVQPDKDHETMLNSVSKLFELGVQVDWDQFYRGREASPTPFPRYQFDSTRRDVIIAASKVHHTSGNHPVLTHTASDSNTFSCDLSSDSVSYLHEHKHNGVAIIPGAFYTELGLAAFMASAKPKVPLNTLQVSVSFQNPYVFTQNAPEIKVQLEPAVDETHFKIYSPSTNHASGTITCKRGQLAEEQNISLRSIFKRCNSVLSSEKFYTEIALGGFQYGTVFQNTGDVHYGEEFKEAFSIVTVPEELLSQLHEYCIHPVVLDFLMQLAPVTVAYRSSSRPGFPVKIGSLTVFEPLQEEMIVYLKAIDEGYDHFEVCGCFTNKEGRVLVELKHVMIAYLGSRSRVVEEYFFHNDFNVVCEDINSSNASEAPKALVFSDQVGLPKAMRPHLSSKSRYISFTQSKEVLSHGFPTLLANLNITDLNKHFQEVLFVWGQEDVTSLKTEYVLENMVSCCEMFRKIVLALRAMQFTNSIRVITYRSAEKTVDQISAGFVLSGMTRSCAAEMEKLSFQLIDINSVSTEDIRALSQVLKSYPCKRYPELVVKGGLIWKPDIVHTPIGSIESTEGRVFSSMSEPCIFQTNDPCRITSLSAIPCDVDDTNIHEQSVKIQLSKICVHSSDYYPVSVSDLNYGQTIYWKNHTSQKHQLLALDFSGTVTAVGKDVNTLKVGDHIVSCYPIAASSKIVIPEAACYKTKRLTFLKEAPCVSYFVLAWEILHRLLPTVKHRRLSIISSVPDSSLLKVLIQTANKSGWNAIVGTPCNGMFVDAILLLPPFDKSLLAEASNCSDVRHVVIVCESQSQCLLEQSVFQNVKDSVHIQTLQMSSILQKGSLIAKTPHIYRWLQSMDLDWISFSLETSTFQRMSSGSIDFLSVEESESYFSSKTLSVVALSKDDSKGTLSNIQLLPKPTQLFQKKSVYIVTGGLSGLGFETVKFLSQKGGEYIVILSRSSPTPDIQQEIVLLERQWSAHIVWMGCDVSVSEHVLRVIGLIGQKFPSCPIKGVFHSAVVLHDGLIETLDKSHFEKVLKPKVNGALNLHHATKHCKLDYFVCYSSISSFLGNASQTNYAAANSFLDYFCHYRRNIGLCGQSINWGPLNLGLLLNKDHLHRFLERRGLMVMDVHESLEQCLLLNKPQQVVCRFHVKNMMSNVLSQNASLTMRMTALVDEAVQKYKFQKSQSEHTSVPSSPSEYIRSVLSQTSGVDKNELDDDSLLSALGIDSMQAMTLQNLIFQDRGVNVPLVTLLDPNGTLSTLVSMLMESTEGESQNDDQIEE, from the exons GTCTTATGAACAGAGATTATGAACAATCTGCTGCATTTATGAACCCAAATGTAATCAACCACTGCACCGGCACCGGACTTTCTATGAGTATAGCAGCCAACAGAGTCTCATACGTCTTCAACTTCACTGGACCCTCACTCTCCATTGACTGTGCCTGCTCTTCATCCCTTGTTGCTCTTCATTTAGCTTGTCAAGCCATAAGACAAG GTGACTGCGAGATGGCTCTTTGTGGTGGCGTCAATTCTATCATACAGCCACTAGTCTTTGTCGCTCTCAGCAAAGCAAAGATGATTTCACCTGAAGGCACCAGCAAACCTTTCTCCAGCAGAGCAGATGGCTATGGCAGAGGAGAGGGCTGTGGGATTATTCTTCTGAAGCCACTaaaaaaa GCTCTCAAGGAGAATGACCATGTGTGGGGCATCATAAGCAACACTGCTGTTAACCAAGATGGCCACACAGTCACTCCAATCACCAAGCCATCCATGGTCCAGCAAGAGGAGCTGCTGCGCGGAATCTATTCAGAGTCTGACCTGTTATCGGTCCAGTACATAGAGGCTCATGGGACTGGAACTCCAGTGGGGGATCCCATAGAAGCAGGCAGCATCTCCAAAGTCATTGCCAAAGCCAGACCTCCAGGTTCAGAGACACTCCTCATCGGCTCTGTGAAAGGCAACATTGGACACACTGAATCTGCAGCTGGAGTGGCAGGGCTAATCAAGGTACTCCTAATGATGAAACATGAAACCATTGTCCCTTCACTGTTCTACTCTGAGGACAGTGCCAGTATAGATGCTAAAGCTTTAAATGTAAAGATTCCTACTAAAGCAGAAAAGTGGAGAGATTCTATTGCAAGGGTTGCAGGAATAAACAATTTTGGTTTTGGAGGAACAAATGCACATGCTATTGTCAAACAACACAAGCAGTCAAATGTTCCTCAAAAAAGTGGTAGGAAGTCACACAATTGTTTTGTCCTCTCTGCCAGTTCTGAAAAGTCGATGAGTATGATGATGGAGGACACAATTGGACAGATAAACACAGACAACAAAGGTGATCTAGAAGCTCTTGCATACACATCTGCTTGTAGAAGAAGCCACTTGAAACATCGATATCGGAGGGCATTCAGAACTCTCTCTCTGGCTGATCTAAAAGATCAACTCAAGTCTGCCATGAACAAGGTAAACACACCATCTTACTCAGATCCCAGGCTGGTATTTGTCTTCTGTGGGAACGGTGTAACCTATCAAGGCATGTGCCAGCAGCTCCTGAAACATGAGCCTGTGTTCAGAGACAAGATCAGCCAAATTGAGATGCTTTTCCAAAAATTCAATAACATGAGTATCATAGAGAGACTTGAGAGCGATTCAGAGAGTAAGGATCTTTCAAAACCAGATGTTGTCCAGCCCCTCCTCTTTGCCATTCAGGTTGGCATAGACAGTCTCTTCAAGCACTGGGGCATCAAACCTGATGCCATTCTTGGCCACTCTGTAGGAGAGATTgctgctgcccactgctctgGGCTGTTGTCGCTTGAGGATGCAGTGAAGGTGATCTACTTCCGCAGTACTCTGCAGAATAAGGTCACAGGAGGGAAAATGCTTGTGGTCAGTAACATGGTCGTATCAGAGGTCTtgaacctccttccctcctacTCAAATAAGATTTCCTTGGCTGCCTTCAACAGCCCACAGTCCTGCACCCTCTCAGGTGATGCAGAGGCTATTGACAGTCTCCATCAAAAGCTGAGCAGCTCAGTCAAGAGGAAGAATCTGTTCCTCCGTGTTCTGGATGTCCCTGCTGCATACCACAGCCAGATGATGGATCCCATCCTGTCTCAACTAGAGGACAGTATTGGCTCTTTACAAGTCAATGATGTTGAGACAGAATTGTTTTCCACAGTGACAGGAAAGGAGGTCGAGCAGCCAGACTTCAGCACAGGCAAATACTGGGCCAGGAACATTCGAGATCCAGTTTCATTTGAACAGGCAGTGAGATCTGCATCCAAAGGGAAAAAGAATGTAGTCTTTGTGGAGATTGGCCCGCGAAGGGCTCTACAAAGAAACATCCAGGAGACGCTGGGAAATGACACCATAGTTCTGTCCTCAGTGCAGCCAGATAAAGATCATGAGACAATGCTGAATTCTGTGTCCAAACTGTTTGAGTTGGGGGTTCAGGTAGACTGGGATCAGTTCTACAGAGGCCGTGAGGCTTCACCAACACCTTTCCCAAGGTATCAGTTTGATTCTACTCGGAGAGATGTTATCATTGCTGCATCAAAGGTACATCATACATCAGGTAATCATCCTGTGCTAACTCATACAGCTAGCGATAGCAATACCTTCAGTTGTGATCTGTCTTCTGACTCAGTATCCTACCTGCATGAGCATAAACATAACGGTGTTGCCATAATCCCTGGTGCCTTCTATACTGAGTTGGGTTTGGCTGCCTTCATGGCCAGTGCCAAACCAAAAGTTCCACTCAACACACTGCAAGTCAGTGTCAGTTTTCAGAATCCCTATGTTTTCACACAGAATGCACCAGAGATTAAAGTGCAACTTGAACCAGCAGTGGATGAGACCCATTTTAAGATATATTCTCCCTCCACAAACCATGCATCAGGCACAATAACGTGCAAGCGAGGACAGCTAGCTGAAGAGCAGAACATTTCGCTAAGATCTATCTTCAAAAGATGCAATTCAGTGTTGAGTTCTGAAAAGTTCTACACTGAAATTGCTCTGGGTGGGTTTCAGTATGGCACTGTTTTCCAGAACACGGGGGATGTACACTATGGTGAAGAGTTTAAGGAGGCTTTTTCAATTGTAACAGTTCCAGAAGAATTGCTGTCTCAGTTGCATGAATACTGCATTCACCCTGTAGTGTTAGACTTCCTGATGCAACTTGCTCCTGTTACAGTAGCATATAGATCCTCTTCAAGGCCCGGGTTTCCTGTCAAAATAGGCAGCTTGACAGTGTTTGAACCCCTGCAAGAGGAAATGATTGTGTATCTGAAAGCAATTGATGAAGGCTATGATCACTTTGAGGTATGTGGTTGCTTTACCAACAAAGAGGGAAGAGTTTTGGTTGAGCTTAAGCATGTGATGATCGCGTATCTTGGGAGCCGCTCTCGTGTCGTGGAAGAATACTTCTTCCACAATGACTTCAATGTTGTCTGTGAGGATATCAATTCCTCTAATGCCAGTGAGGCACCAAAGGCCTTGGTCTTTTCTGACCAGGTAGGCCTTCCAAAAGCCATGCGACCACACTTAAGTTCAAAGtctagatacatctccttcacacAATCTAAGGAGGTCTTGAGCCATGGATTTCCTACACTCCTGGCAAACCTTAATATCACAGATCTCAACAAACACTTCCAGGAGGTCTTATTTGTGTGGGGTCAGGAAGATGTTACTTCACTGAAAACTGAGTATGTTCTGGAGAATATGGTAAGCTGCTGTGAGATGTTCAGGAAAATTGTCCTGGCACTGAGGGCCATGCAATTTACAAATTCCATCAGAGTAATAACCTACCGGTCAGCAGAGAAAACAGTGGACCAGATCAGCGCAGGCTTTGTCCTATCAGGCATGACTAGATCGTGTGCTGCAGAAATGGAAAAGCTTTCCTTCCAGCTGATTGACATCAACTCTGTCTCTACAGAGGACATCAGAGCTCTGTCTCAGGTCTTAAAGTCCTACCCTTGCAAAAGATACCCAGAGTTGGTTGTGAAAGGGGGGCTGATTTGGAAACCTGATATTGTACATACTCCCATTGGAAGCATTGAGAGCACTGAGGGAAGGGTGTTCTCTTCAATGTCTGAGCCATGCATCTTTCAGACAAATGACCCCTGCAGAATAACTAGCTTGTCTGCCATTCCCTGTGATGTTGACGATACAAACATCCATGAGCAATCAGTCAAGATTCAGCTTAGCAAGATATGTGTTCATTCCTCAGACTACTATCCTGTCAGTGTCTCTGATCTGAACTATGGTCAGACAATATACTGGAAGAATCACACATCTCAGAAGCACCAGCTTCTGGCTCTTGACTTCAGTGGTACTGTCACAGCTGTAGGGAAAGATGTGAACACACTGAAAGTGGGAGACCATATAGTATCATGTTATCCCATTGCTGCATCTTCTAAGATTGTGATTCCTGAAGCAGCATGCTACAAAACAAAGAGGCTCACATTTCTGAAAGAGGCTCCTTGTGTGTCCTACTTTGTTCTGGCATGGGAAATACTGCACAGACTGTTACCTACAGTCAAACATAGAAGGTTGAGCATCATCTCCTCTGTTCCTGACTCTAGTCTGCTGAAGGTCCTAATCCAAACAGCAAACAAATCAGGATGGAATGCCATTGTAGGGACACCGTGCAATGGGATGTTTGTTGATGCAATTCTCCTCCTTCCACCATTTGATAAATCTCTGTTGGCAGAAGCCAGCAATTGTTCTGATGTCAGACATGTTGTCATTGTCTGTGAATCCCAGTCCCAATGCTTGCTTGAACAGAGTGTTTTCCAGAATGTTAAGGATAGTGTTCACATACAGACTCTTCAGATGTCCAGCATCTTACAAAAAGGATCACTCATTGCCAAGACGCCACACATTTATCGTTGGCTCCAGTCCATGGATTTGGACTGGATATCATTTTCTCTAGAGACCTCTACCTTTCAGAGAATGTCTTCCGGTAGCATTGACTTCCTGTCTGTTGAGGAATCTGAATCGTACTTCAGCTCAAAGACCCTGTCTGTTGTGGCACTGAGTAAAGATGATTCCAAAGGCACACTGTCCAACATTCAGTTGCTGCCTAAACCAACACAGCTTTTCCAGAAGAAGTCTGTGTACATTGTCACAGGTGGTCTCTCTGGGCTGGGGTTTGAAACAGTGAAGTTCCTTTCTCAGAAAGGTGGAGAGTACATCGTCATACTCTCCAGAAGTAGCCCCACACCAGACATACAGCAGGAGATAGTCCTTCTGGAGAGACAATGGAGTGCCCATATTGTATGGATGGGATGTGATGTCTCTGTTTCTGAGCATGTGCTCAGAGTGATTGGTCTCATTGGTCAGAAGTTCCCCTCTTGTCCAATCAAAGGGGTCTTTCACAGTGCAGTTGTCCTGCATGATGGGTTGATTGAAACCCTTGACAAATCCCACTTTGAGAAAGTCCTAAAGCCCAAGGTGAATGGAGCTCTGAATCTGCACCACGCCACAAAACACTGCAAGTTAGACTACTTTGTGTGCTACTCTTCCATCTCTTCTTTCCTTGGCAATGCCTCACAAACAAACTATGCAGCAGCCAATTCATTCCTGGACTACTTCTGTCACTATAGACGGAATATTGGACTATGTGGGCAATCCATCAACTGGGGACCTTTGAACCTTGGTCTCCTGCTTAACAAGGATCATTTACACAGGTTTCTGGAGAGAAGGGGATTGATGGTGATGGATGTTCATGAGAGTTTGGAACAATGCCTCTTGCTAAACAAACCCCAACAGGTTGTATGTAGGTTTCACGTCAAGAACATGATGAGCAATGTCCTCTCTCAAAATGCATCATTGACCATGCGCATGACTGCATTAGTGGATGAGGCAGTGCAAAAATACAAATTCCAAAAGTCACAGTCTGAACATACTTCTGTGCCATCCTCCCCAAGTGAATACATCAGGTCTGTACTCAGTCAAACAAGTGGTGTTGACAAGAATGAGTTAGATGACGATTCTCTTCTCTCTGCCTTAGGCATCGACTCAATGCAAGCCATGACCCTGCAGAACCTCATCTTTCAGGATAGGGGTGTGAATGTGCCTCTGGTTACATTGCTGGACCCCAATGGGACACTGTCTACATTGGTATCAATGCTGATGGAGAGTACTGAGGGTGAATCTCAGAATGATGATCAGATAGAGGAATGA